GCGCAGGCCAAGTGGGACGGCGCGAACAAACCCACCGCTGGCACCGAAGGCGGGCGCCAGCTGGTGACCATCGAGCAGACGCAGTCGCGCGCCATCCTGAACTGGGACACGTTCAACATCGGCCGCAATACCACGCTGCAGTTCAAGCAGGGCGCGGACGACGCGGTGCTGAACCGGGTGGTGGGCGCGTCGGCCAAACCCAGTCAGATCCAGGGCGCGATCAAGGCCGACGGCACGGTGCTGGTGGTGAACCAGAACGGCGTGATCTTCAGCGGCACCAGCCAGGTCAACGCGCGCAACCTGGTGGTCGCGGCCGCCACCATGAGCGACGCGCAGTTCCGCGAGCGCGGCATCTACGCCAACGCCGACGGCACCATCGCCACCTTCCAGGACGCGCTCGGCAAAATCGAGGTGCAGCCCGGCGCGCGCCTGGCCACCGCCACGCCCGGCAGCGCCACGCGCGGCGGCGGCTACGTGCTGCTGGCCGGCAAGGAAGTGCTCAACGCCGGCGAGATCAGCACGCCGCAGGGCCAGGCGCTGCTGGCCGCGGGCGACAGTTTCATCATCCGCCGTGGCCAGGGTTCGGACAGCAATGTCGCGTCCACCACCCGCGGCAACGAGGTGCAGGCGGCCGGCGACGGCCTGGCGCGCAACACCGGCCTGATCCAGGCGCCGCAAGGCGATATCACCCTGGCCGCGCGGCGCGTGGAGCAGGCCGGCGTGCTGGTCTCGACCACGTCGGTGGATGCGCGCGGCACCATCCACCTGGACGCGCGCGGCACGGGCGCGGCCGTGACGCTGGCGGAAAGCGCGGTCAGCGCCATCCTGGTGGACGCCAGCCTGACCACCGCGCTGGACGGCCAGCGCGGCAGCTTGCTGCAACCCGTCGTGGGCGGCAATACCGCCCTGGTGTTGGGCGACGAATTCCGCCGCGACCTGTCGCTGCTGCGCATCAGCAGCCAGGGCACCGTGGATTTCCAGGGCGGCTCGCTGTCGCTGGCCACCGGCGGCCAGGTGGCGGTGAAGGCCGACGGCCGCGCGCTGGTGCGCGACGGCGCGCGCATCGACGTGGGCGGCGCGGTCGGCGTGATCGTGTCGATGGAGTCCAACAACCTCAAGATCAACCTGCAGGGCAACGAGCAGCGCGATGCGCCGGTCAACCGCGACAGCAAGCTGCTGAACAACAGCGAGGTGTGGCTCGACCGGCGCGACCTGGTGCGCCTGGCGGCGGGCAGCGGCGGCAACGACGCCGACCGCTGGTACACCGCCGGCGGCCTGCTGGAAGTGGGCGGTTACCTGGGCACGCTGGGCGTGCCGGTGAGCCATTGGCTGGCGCAGGGCGGCGTGGTGCGCTTCGATGGCGCCGAGGTAGTGACGCAGGCCGGCTCGGCCATCAACCTGTCGGGCGGCACGCTCGACGTGCAGAGCGGCGAGATCCGCCAGAGCTGGCTGCGCGGCGAGGACGGCCGCCTGTACCTGGCCGACCGCGCGCCGGGCGACCTGCTCTACAGCGGCCTGTACCGGGGCTACGAGGCGGTGTCGCGGCGCTGGGGCGAGAACGCCACGCGGCGCTTCTACAACCCGTTGATCGCGCCGCCGACTCGCTACGAATCGGGCTATACCGTGGGTCGCGACGCCGGCACGCTGGTGATATCGACCCGCAACGCGGTGCTGGACGGCGACCTGATCAGCGACACCTACCAGGGCGACCGCCAGACGCGCGCGCCGGTGGCCGGCCAGGACGGCTACAGCCAGTCGCACCGCAACGCGGCGCGCGCGGCGCAGTTCGTGGTGGGCAGCTACAAGCCGTACTACGACACCGCCGGCAATTTCCTGCGCTACCAGCTGGGCGCCACCGGCACGGCCGCCGAGGTGGCGGTGGGCAAGGGCCTGGGGCAGCGTTCCGCGGGCCTGGATCTGACCGACGCGCTGCCCGCCGACCTGCGCGGCAAGCTGACCCTGGATGCCGATCGCCTGAACGGCTTCGGCCTGGGCGCGATCCGCCTGGCCGCCGGCCGCGGCATCAGCGTGGACGCCACCTTGCGCAGCGCCGATGGCGGCGAGATCACGCTGTATGCGCCCACCATCGACATCAACGCCGATCTGGTCAGCCGTGGCGGCCTGATCCAGGCGGGCAATACGCTGCGCCAGCCGAGCGAAACCGGCCGCCTCGAAGAGGTCACGTTGCCGCCGGCCAATGGCGCCAAGGCCGCGCTGCGCGTGGCGGGCGGTGTCGTGCTCGATACGCGCGGCCTGTGGAGCAATCTGAAGCAGGATCCGGCCGCGCAGCGCGGCCTGGCGGTCATCGATGGCGGCCGCGTGTCGCTGCGCGGCACCGGCGACGTGACGCTGGCGGCGGGCAGCCTGATCGATGTGTCGTCGGGCGCGGCGCTGCTGACCAGCGGCGCGGTGCAGGGCGGGCGCGGCGGCAGCGTGACGCTGGAGGCCAATGCGGTCAGCACGCAGCCCGAGTCGGGCGGCAAGGTGTCGCTGGCCGGCGTGGTGCGCGGCTATGGCGTCAATGGCGGCGGCGCCCTGAGCATCGCCAGCGGCGGCAGCCTGGTCCTGGGCGGTCCGGCCGATGGCCTGCCGGTCAATGTCGTGCGGCTGGATCCGTCCTTGTTCCAGGCCGGCTTCGCCAGCTATGACATCAACGGCCATGGCGGCCTGCGGGTCGCCGAGGGCGTGAATCTCGACGTTGCCATGCCGGTATGGCGCATGCGGCGTGAAACCGGCGCGCTGCCGCTGACGGGCGCCGATCCGGCCGAGGCCCTGCTGCTGTGGACGCCGCCGCTGTACGCGGAAGATCCCAAGCGCGGCAAGCTGACCCAGCGCGGCGGCGCCAGCCTGGCCCTGCGCTCGGACCGCGCGACCGTCGGCGGCGTGCTCGAGATCGGCGAAGGCGGGCGGGTCACGGTGGACCCGGGCCAGTCGATTCGCCTTGTCGGCGGCGACCAGATCACCGTGCTGGGGCGCCTGGTGGCGCCAGGCGGCCTGATCTCGATCCTGGATACGCGGGTGGATTCGCAGCAGAACTACACCCCCAAGGCCAACGGCCGTTCGGTGTGGATCGGCGAGCGCGCGGTGCTGGACGTGGCCGGCGACAGCCACGTCGCGCTGGCCACCGACGGCCGCCGCTACGGCGTGGCGCGCGCCGGCGGCAATATCGAGATCGGCGGCATGCTGGACTGGGAGGTCGACGCCTACGCCCCGCGCCGTCCGATGGACCGGCACCTGATCCTGCGTCCCGGCTCGCTGCTGGACGCATCCGGGGCGCAGGCGCTGGTGGACCTGCCCGGGCGCGGCGCCACGCTGCTGGCCTACAACGGCGGCAGCATCGTGCTGGCGTCGGCCAACAGCCTGTACCTGGACGGCGACCTGCGCGCCACGGCGGGCGGAGCGGGCGCGGTGGGTGGCACCCTGGGCGTGGCGCTGTCGCCCGCCTTCTATCTGAGAAACCTGGCCGAGGCCGAGGTGCTGACGCCGCGCGTCCTGACCTTGTCGCAGCAGCGGGGCGCTTCGCTGCTGCCCGCCGGCCTGCGTCCGGGCGAAGTCGGCGGCAACCTGCGCTATGGCGTCGGCGGCCTGGGCGTGGACCAGGTCCAGGCCGGCGGCTTCGGTAACCTGGCGCTGTTCGCGTCGATGCGGGTCGAGAACAGCCTGACGCTCGCCATGCCGCAGAGCCTGCGCCTGTCGGGCCCGCTGATGCTGGGCCAGAACGCGCCCGCGGGCAGCCTGGTGCAGCTGTCGGCCCCGTACATGTTCGTGAATCACGCGGCCTATGCGCCGCCGCTGGGATCCGACAGCGTGGTGCAAGTCGGCGTGGTGATGCCGGAGTGGCTCAAGCGCGGGCATCGCCTGGTGCTGGACGCCGGCATGATGGATCTGCGCGGCATGCGCGACTTGCTCAGCTTCGATGATGTCCAGGTCAACCTGACCGGCGACCTGCGCCTGACAGGCGTGTCCATGGGCCAGGACTTCAATGGCAATACGCTGCTGGCCGCGCCCAACCGCCTGACCATCACCGCGGCCCAGATCTACCCCACCACCCGCGGCGGCGGCGGGATTGCCGCGGGCGAATACTACGGGCAGGGCGGCGGCGGCGCGGTGAAGAATCCGGATGCGGTGCTGACGATCCGGCGCGCCACGGAGGGCATGCCCGACATGCCGTATTCCGCCTTCGGCGCGGTGACCTTGTCGGGGCCCAATATCATCCAGGGCGGGGTGGTGCGCGCGCCGCTCGGCTCGATTCTGTTCATGGGGCCCGAAGGCGCGCCGTCCAGCGTGCGCTTCCTGGCCGGCAGCGTGACGTCGATCAGCGGCCAGGGGGTGGTAATGCCGTATGGCGGCACCACCGACGGCATCAAGTACCTGTACGGCGGGCAGGAGATCCGGACCAGCGGCGTGGGCGGCAATGACACGAACGGCGCGCCATCCCGCATGATCCAGATCAACATGAAATCCGTCGTGGCCGAGGCCGGCTCGCTGCTGGACCTGTCCGGCGGCGGCGAACTGACCGGCGCCGCGTTCGTGCGCGGACGTGGCGGCTCGGTGGACGTGCTCAAGTACGCCATGGCGGACGCCAATCCCGGCTTCGGTTTCAGCAAGTCCGGCAATGCCGTCTATGCCATCGTGCCCGGCTTCGGCGGCGACTATGCGCCGGCCACGAAAGACGCCGCCATGCCTGCGTACGGCCAGCGCGTCACCATCGGCGCCGGCGTGCCGGGGTTGCCGCCCGGCACTTACACGCTGTTGCCCGCCAATTTCGCCATGCTGCCGGGCGCGTTCCGCGTCGAGGCCTTTGCTCCGGGCGTGTTCGACGCCGCGCAGGCCGCGCCGACCCGCGGCGGCTCCTGGGTGACCACGGGCCGGATGACGGCGCCGGGCGTCAACCCGGGCGCGGTGCTCGCCAGTCAGCTGCTGGTGACGCCGGGCGACGTGGTACGGCGCCATGCGCAATACAACGAGACCTCGTACAACGCTTTCCTGGTGGCGAACGCGGCGCGCACCGGCACGCCGTTGCCGATGCTGCCGGCCGACGCGGGCATGCTGCGCCTGAAGCTGACGCCGGGCGCGGGCCGCGAAGGCACGCCGGCCCTGTCGTTCGGCGGCGTGGCGCGCTTCTCCGCGGCGCCGGGCAGCACCGGCGCGGGCGGCACCCTGGCCGTGGACGTGCGCGGTGGCGGCCTGGAAATCCTGGGTCCGGGGCAGGCGCCGGCCCTGGCGGGCCCTGGCGTGGCCGTCTCCGCGGACGCGCTCAATGCCTTGCGTCCGGCCCGCATGGTGCTGGGGGGCGTGATAGGCGCCTCCACCCAGGCCGATTCGCTCGGCGCGATCAGCCTGGCCGGCGACGCCCAGCGCGTGCTGGTGCGCGGCGGCGCCAGCCTGTACGCGCCGGAGATCGCGCTGTTCTCGCCCCACAACGGCAATATCACCATCGAGCAGGGGGCCGTCCTGTCCACCGTCGGGCTGGGGCCGGCGCCGCAGGACGCGCGTGGCGGCTACTACTATTCGGTCCAGTCCAACGGCGCGTTGGTCCTGTCCAATGGACTGGTCAACCTGCGACCGCCGACGCAAGACGGCCGCGTGGCCATCGACATCGGCGCCTGCGCGAGCGTCTGCTCGGGAACCACGCGCCTGGTGTCGGAAGGCACCCTGGGCGCGGCCACCAACGGCGCCTTCACCTTGCGCGACAACGTCGAGTACGGCACGCGCAACCTGATGCTGAGCGTGTCCGGCCTGAACCTGGGCTCGCCGCAGGCGCTGGCCCAGGCCGCAGCAGAAGGACAATTGCCGCCCGGACTGGCGCTGGACCAGGATGCCCTGGCGCGGCTGCTGCGAGGCAATACGGCGCTGGGCGCGCCCGCGCTGGAAAGCCTGATCCTCAATGCCGCCGAATCCATCAACGTGTATGGCGCGGTGACGCTGGACACCCGCGCCGCGGCCGGTCCCTCGGCGTTGCGGCGCCTGGTGCTGGGCGCGCCGGCCGTGTATGGCTATGGCGCGGCGGGCGACACGGCGCGCATCAGTGCGTCGGAATTCGTCTGGGCCGGCTCGGTCAGGGCCACGACGGCCGGCAACGTGCCGTTGGGCTACGACCAGCCCGCGGCGCCGGGCGGCGCGGTGCTGGATCGCCTGGGCGACGGCAGCCTGACCATCGCGGCCGATGTCATCCGCTTCGACTACTCGCCCTACACGGTGCCGGCCTCGCTGGTGCCGGCCAACCGGCTGGCGCTGGGCTTTGCCGCGGTCAACCTGGAGGCCGCCCAGATGATCACGGGCGTGTCGACCGGCAGCCTGCACGTCTATCACAAGCAGAACGGCTATGTGGCGCAAGAAGGCTGGCGCTACCAGGGCGGCGATCTGACGCTGCGCACGCCGCTATTGACCGGC
The window above is part of the Achromobacter deleyi genome. Proteins encoded here:
- a CDS encoding filamentous haemagglutinin family protein, which codes for MPSRNHALVSRSPQRRSRRPAWRLAPLTQALAVLLVAGGWSGAAQAQARAFSPGWFADKNAVQSTAQRTGRMPDGSLAGIGNTARQQAQSRQQLQRSLDNLNRTAAAVAAQQAAQAAARAAAAANGGGVPDGLAPGGLWIAEGAQAKWDGANKPTAGTEGGRQLVTIEQTQSRAILNWDTFNIGRNTTLQFKQGADDAVLNRVVGASAKPSQIQGAIKADGTVLVVNQNGVIFSGTSQVNARNLVVAAATMSDAQFRERGIYANADGTIATFQDALGKIEVQPGARLATATPGSATRGGGYVLLAGKEVLNAGEISTPQGQALLAAGDSFIIRRGQGSDSNVASTTRGNEVQAAGDGLARNTGLIQAPQGDITLAARRVEQAGVLVSTTSVDARGTIHLDARGTGAAVTLAESAVSAILVDASLTTALDGQRGSLLQPVVGGNTALVLGDEFRRDLSLLRISSQGTVDFQGGSLSLATGGQVAVKADGRALVRDGARIDVGGAVGVIVSMESNNLKINLQGNEQRDAPVNRDSKLLNNSEVWLDRRDLVRLAAGSGGNDADRWYTAGGLLEVGGYLGTLGVPVSHWLAQGGVVRFDGAEVVTQAGSAINLSGGTLDVQSGEIRQSWLRGEDGRLYLADRAPGDLLYSGLYRGYEAVSRRWGENATRRFYNPLIAPPTRYESGYTVGRDAGTLVISTRNAVLDGDLISDTYQGDRQTRAPVAGQDGYSQSHRNAARAAQFVVGSYKPYYDTAGNFLRYQLGATGTAAEVAVGKGLGQRSAGLDLTDALPADLRGKLTLDADRLNGFGLGAIRLAAGRGISVDATLRSADGGEITLYAPTIDINADLVSRGGLIQAGNTLRQPSETGRLEEVTLPPANGAKAALRVAGGVVLDTRGLWSNLKQDPAAQRGLAVIDGGRVSLRGTGDVTLAAGSLIDVSSGAALLTSGAVQGGRGGSVTLEANAVSTQPESGGKVSLAGVVRGYGVNGGGALSIASGGSLVLGGPADGLPVNVVRLDPSLFQAGFASYDINGHGGLRVAEGVNLDVAMPVWRMRRETGALPLTGADPAEALLLWTPPLYAEDPKRGKLTQRGGASLALRSDRATVGGVLEIGEGGRVTVDPGQSIRLVGGDQITVLGRLVAPGGLISILDTRVDSQQNYTPKANGRSVWIGERAVLDVAGDSHVALATDGRRYGVARAGGNIEIGGMLDWEVDAYAPRRPMDRHLILRPGSLLDASGAQALVDLPGRGATLLAYNGGSIVLASANSLYLDGDLRATAGGAGAVGGTLGVALSPAFYLRNLAEAEVLTPRVLTLSQQRGASLLPAGLRPGEVGGNLRYGVGGLGVDQVQAGGFGNLALFASMRVENSLTLAMPQSLRLSGPLMLGQNAPAGSLVQLSAPYMFVNHAAYAPPLGSDSVVQVGVVMPEWLKRGHRLVLDAGMMDLRGMRDLLSFDDVQVNLTGDLRLTGVSMGQDFNGNTLLAAPNRLTITAAQIYPTTRGGGGIAAGEYYGQGGGGAVKNPDAVLTIRRATEGMPDMPYSAFGAVTLSGPNIIQGGVVRAPLGSILFMGPEGAPSSVRFLAGSVTSISGQGVVMPYGGTTDGIKYLYGGQEIRTSGVGGNDTNGAPSRMIQINMKSVVAEAGSLLDLSGGGELTGAAFVRGRGGSVDVLKYAMADANPGFGFSKSGNAVYAIVPGFGGDYAPATKDAAMPAYGQRVTIGAGVPGLPPGTYTLLPANFAMLPGAFRVEAFAPGVFDAAQAAPTRGGSWVTTGRMTAPGVNPGAVLASQLLVTPGDVVRRHAQYNETSYNAFLVANAARTGTPLPMLPADAGMLRLKLTPGAGREGTPALSFGGVARFSAAPGSTGAGGTLAVDVRGGGLEILGPGQAPALAGPGVAVSADALNALRPARMVLGGVIGASTQADSLGAISLAGDAQRVLVRGGASLYAPEIALFSPHNGNITIEQGAVLSTVGLGPAPQDARGGYYYSVQSNGALVLSNGLVNLRPPTQDGRVAIDIGACASVCSGTTRLVSEGTLGAATNGAFTLRDNVEYGTRNLMLSVSGLNLGSPQALAQAAAEGQLPPGLALDQDALARLLRGNTALGAPALESLILNAAESINVYGAVTLDTRAAAGPSALRRLVLGAPAVYGYGAAGDTARISASEFVWAGSVRATTAGNVPLGYDQPAAPGGAVLDRLGDGSLTIAADVIRFDYSPYTVPASLVPANRLALGFAAVNLEAAQMITGVSTGSLHVYHKQNGYVAQEGWRYQGGDLTLRTPLLTGEAGATLALRAGGALALTGTGAVAPARDVLGATLDLKAQRVTLDSTVALPSGKLTVKADGDITLGAGARIDLAGRAFTAFDATRYSWGGDLELNSVTGNITQAAGSVIDLSARNQRGGRMQAVALGAAGGHVALDGVILGGASGEHDAGGTRVPYDGAEITLRAQTLADFAGLNQRLNQGGVTGARRFQLKQGDLVVGDELRARVVEISVDGGSLTINGRIDASGRQVGSIRLAARDDLRINGLLDTHGARLRLDSYGKVIDAANRAIIELTSRDGTLALDAGARFDLRAGTDDPSRLGGRQLGTLDLNARRLGGGGERGAIAGSGDGANDVAIRITGTPQILGAKTVAVNAFRRYDDAPLAPKPDVSGKTPQLITQAYLDGIDGESVAYINAALGNGALTARLAALGPYHLRPGVEIVSATPDGNLTVSGDIDLSNYRYGPNANRTVAALRGYGEPGKLVLRAGGDLAIHGSINDGFAPPPETIDDSGWKLVEGRFLGNGQTPFGEDLVVPIDGVQLEAGTVFPAGRALNYDLPAQAATLPAGTVLPMAATLNGPLALPAGLVLTGDLTLADGRVLRAGSVLQEALTLGAGARLGVGFTLRNEAALQAFTWPKGVALPAALKASARLELARGSLIPSQTFIELPGHQPINLRPVGPDGRQGRNWALAPMLGEGASAWSLMAVAGADLTAADMAARRPDGQGDIILADTHYGRLGYGNKTTTNVFIGERVLTQLAIDELELDQSLLGTSPKAIAESFFMTEDDFCNGTGYCEAGKRKLTAAGSLYWFGDESGKGRYVTELEAEWGVSEEEFCGAASYCEGGGRTETTVTRDYRYADRTPLFSVLRTGTGDMSLLAGRDVGMASVYGVYTAGAPSSLGAALDARFNLPRGTTVDDAVLGTIQYDGKYDAALAAYRAWYPDQGGNLTVAAGRDIYGDAWSKNSMNAQPYGSQDAEFSKYPSAALSNWLWRQGSVGMPGVTDIASSWWINFGAYANNSASNSEQPRVVGFTGFGTLGGGNLSISAGRDAGVRDARGDALLNNNLASGRSQALVAVVAGTGRVVGGDLVLTGGGDMDLRIGGAYNPNLRAMQQTDGSAGTGTGYAGNFEDVDLNGLLVNLRGQLALTAGRVGGISLFYGDGAQLRAPDMSAVGGGKPMGGPRLLLGDAVASLDTRGDLVLADAPDPGRVFQINTSPYVQGSLSKGGGAESWFTLWTPATAIDLFSAGGNLTPLTANNTFKPGTDLLTDDTTRLGAQRQMSYLYPSRLGVTAAGGNIILAATTREAEGVNHVLLLAPSSSGELSMLAGGSIFAAGAHAVSMSGADTPLPTPWRPGFMAVNAGETNDQTIFNISVEGNKVWPNSPKPLFTFGPDTPLDASPREGGTGVARFHAVNGDIVGLRAGAETRIATTVLQGRSRTVLTWYEAALPVSVRAGRDILGMSALGLHSNANDLSQVMAGRDIVQADLKVAGPGTLLVQAGRNIRQDDVASIVSVGAIVRGDARPGASVAVLAGVGPQGPDYAGLLARYLDPARALAAGQTLGANPDGVVQSYAGELSLAGWLRQVYGYQGDESGAPAELAQRQAQLDAEVAADPSRKRRDLMQDYRQESELHLVNWLRAHHGYDGGEDGARAALDALASEQQGIYARQLYFAELRKSGREYNDQDGPRSGSYLRGRRAIAALFPQTDAEGAQRLYQGDFTMYGGAGLRTQFGGDIQLLTPGGQQVLGIEGAAPPATAGVVTQGQGDIQLYALGSVLLGQSRIMTTFGGHIQAWSAEGDINAGRGAKTTVIYTPPKRVYDALGNVTLAPTAPSTGAGIATLAPIAEVPAGDVDLIAPLGTIDAGEAGIRVSGNVNVAALHVVNAANIQVQGDSKGIPVTAVVNTGALSSASAASSAASGAAEDSVQRARQQSRQNQPSVINVQILGYGEEPLAGAGATPQPRAATPSYRPDGVVQVQGADSGG